One genomic region from Nymphaea colorata isolate Beijing-Zhang1983 chromosome 10, ASM883128v2, whole genome shotgun sequence encodes:
- the LOC116262423 gene encoding F-box/LRR-repeat protein 3-like isoform X2, whose translation MIKKTEFSNSPKVLSFLLDDILVKILEKVEDKKTWRLVCRDFLKIEAVSRKSIKILRPEVLPRVLGIFSGLEHLDLSVCPRLTNQVIYRVRSDLLRSVNLSRATRIDCRGLEALANRCPNLEEIDLSYCCRFSDSEAAALSFAPNLRRVTLVKCLKITDIGLVRIAVGCSKLCLLNLKWCRLITDLGVEFVVTKCKDLTFLDISYLSVTNKCLRSIACANKLEVLTMVGCMMVDDNGLNCLRNRGSSLQIDVSRCRNISTLGVISFLKGNKRVQELGAGYCLNDFTCQLLSKMTDLKYLTAIRLDACELYPEFLGNISRNCQCLSEIGLSKCAGVTDEGINNLTEHCKDLRVLDITCCHELTDAALAAIARSCKNLRCLKMESCGLFTEKGLEKIGADRSFLHELDLTDCSIDDVSLKHISKCRELQILKLGLCIDISDKGIASIASSCKHLQELDLYRCVGISDDGLAALATGCKKLERINICYCIEITDIGLKHIANLSKLSELEMRGLIRVTCLGMTEMAHGFTSLAQLDIKRCYAITDRAIWALVQNSLNLRQINISYCRISDGALYALFSRLKCLQDVKMVHLTHVSLDGFRLALRASDSVQKVKLLEGLKYLLPLDLIHKLQSRGCKIRWLNKPLVLF comes from the exons AAGAGCATCAAGATCTTAAGGCCAGAGGTATTGCCTAGAGTTCTCGGGATCTTCTCTGGCTTGGAGCATCTGGATCTCTCTGTCTGCCCACGGCTAACGAATCAGGTCATTTACCGTGTTCGCAGCGATCTCCTTAGGTCGGTCAATCTCAGCAGGGCGACGAGAATCGATTGCAGGGGTCTGGAAGCTCTTGCGAATAGATGCCCGAATTTGGAAGAGATTGATCTCTCTTATTGCTGCAGATTTAGTGATTCGGAGGCAGCTGCCCTCTCTTTTGCCCCCAATCTCAGACGCGTGACTCTGGTGAAATGCCTAAAGATTACGGACATCGGACTGGTCAGAATTGCAGTAGGATGCAGCAAATTGTGCTTGCTGAATCTGAAATGGTGCAGGTTGATCACTGATCTGGGTGTTGAATTCGTAGTCACTAAGTGCAAGGATCTCACATTCCTCGACATTTCCTATCTTTCG GTAACGAACAAGTGTCTTCGTTCGATTGCATGCGCGAACAAGTTAGAGGTGTTAACCATGGtaggttgtatgatggtggaCGACAATGGCCTAAACTGCCTAAGGAACCGCGGTTCTTCTCTTCAG ATTGACGTATCGAGGTGCAGAAACATCAGTACTTTAGGCgtgatttcttttctgaaaGGGAATAAGAGAGTTCAGGAACTTGGTGCTGGATATTGTCTAAAC GATTTCACATGTCAACTGTTGTCAAAGATGACTGATCTCAAGTACCTGACGGCAATCAGATTGGACGCCTGTGAATTATACCCAGAATTCTTGGGAAACATCAGCAGGAACTGCCAGTGTCTGAGTGAAATAGGGTTGAGCAAATGTGCTGGTGTAACAGATGAGGGGATCAACAATCTTACAGAACACTGTAAGGACTTGAGAGTGCTGGACATCACTTGCTGCCATGAACTCACTGATGCTGCTCTTGCTGCCATCGCCCGCTCCTGTAAGAACCTCAGGTGCCTCAAGATGGAATCCTGCGGTTTGTTCACAGAGAAGGGTCTTGAGAAAATTGGAGCAGATCGCTCCTTCCTCCATGAACTTGACCTGACGGACTGCAGCATAGATGATGTTAGTCTCAAGCATATCTCTAAGTGCCGAGAGTTGCAGATTCTAAAATTAGGTCTCTGCATCGATATATCTGATAAAGGAATTGCCTCTATTGCTTCAAGCTGCAAGCACCTACAAGAACTCGATCTCTACAG ATGTGTGGGAATTAGCGATGATGGTCTAGCAGCATTAGCCACAGGGTGCAAGAAACTCGAGAGAATCAACATCTGCTATTGTATTGAGATTACCGACATAGGATTGAAGCACATCGCCAATTTAAGCAAACTATCGGAGCTTGAAATGAGGGGACTGATAAGAGTAACGTGCTTGGGTATGACCGAAATGGCGCATGGGTTCACCAGCCTTGCCCAGTTGGATATAAAGCGATGCTATGCCATCACTGATCGGGCCATCTGGGCCTTAGTTCAGAACTCTCTAAACCTCAGACAG ATAAATATATCCTACTGTAGAATATCGGATGGCGCGCTGTATGCACTATTTAGTAGACTCAAATGCTTACAAGATGTGAAGATGGTGCACCTGACCCATGTTTCTCTAGACGGCTTTAGACTTGCATTACGAGCCTCTGACAGTGTGCAGAAGGTTAAGTTGTTGGAAGGTTTGAAGTACTTGCTCCCTCTGGACCTCATCCACAAGCTTCAATCACGGGGATGCAAAATCCGCTGGTTGAACAAGCCTCTTGTACTGTTCTAA
- the LOC116262424 gene encoding uncharacterized protein LOC116262424 translates to MSTKHMVGALVATGVVAYAFDTLVSDKKIFGGTTPTTVRDKEWWEETDKKFQAWPRTAGPPVVMNPISRQNFIVKTKVDD, encoded by the exons ATGTCTACCAAACATATGGTGGGAGCTCTTGTGGCGACTGGTGTGGTTGCCTATGCGTTTGATACTTTGGTTTCGGACAAGAAAATATTTGGAG GGACCACTCCAACAACTGTGAGGGATAAAGAATGGTGGGAGGAGACAGACAAGAAATTTCAGGCATGGCCACGCACAGCTGGTCCTCCGGTGGTCATGAACCCTATCAGCCGACAAAATTTCATTGTGAAGACAAAGGTTGATGACTGA
- the LOC116262423 gene encoding F-box/LRR-repeat protein 3-like isoform X4: MIKKTEFSNSPKVLSFLLDDILVKILEKVEDKKTWRLVCRDFLKIEAVSRKSIKILRPEVLPRVLGIFSGLEHLDLSVCPRLTNQVIYRVRSDLLRSVNLSRATRIDCRGLEALANRCPNLEEIDLSYCCRFSDSEAAALSFAPNLRRVTLVKCLKITDIGLVRIAVGCSKLCLLNLKWCRLITDLGVEFVVTKCKDLTFLDISYLSVTNKCLRSIACANKLEVLTMVGCMMVDDNGLNCLRNRGSSLQKIDVSRCRNISTLGVISFLKGNKRVQELGAGYCLNDFTCQLLSKMTDLKYLTAIRLDACELYPEFLGNISRNCQCLSEIGLSKCAGVTDEGINNLTEHCKDLRVLDITCCHELTDAALAAIARSCKNLRCLKMESCGLFTEKGLEKIGADRSFLHELDLTDCSIDDVSLKHISKCRELQILKLGLCIDISDKGIASIASSCKHLQELDLYRCVGISDDGLAALATGCKKLERINICYCIEITDIGLKHIANLSKLSELEMRGLIRVTCLGMTEMAHGFTSLAQLDIKRCYAITDRAIWALVQNSLNLRQNIGWRAVCTI, from the exons AAGAGCATCAAGATCTTAAGGCCAGAGGTATTGCCTAGAGTTCTCGGGATCTTCTCTGGCTTGGAGCATCTGGATCTCTCTGTCTGCCCACGGCTAACGAATCAGGTCATTTACCGTGTTCGCAGCGATCTCCTTAGGTCGGTCAATCTCAGCAGGGCGACGAGAATCGATTGCAGGGGTCTGGAAGCTCTTGCGAATAGATGCCCGAATTTGGAAGAGATTGATCTCTCTTATTGCTGCAGATTTAGTGATTCGGAGGCAGCTGCCCTCTCTTTTGCCCCCAATCTCAGACGCGTGACTCTGGTGAAATGCCTAAAGATTACGGACATCGGACTGGTCAGAATTGCAGTAGGATGCAGCAAATTGTGCTTGCTGAATCTGAAATGGTGCAGGTTGATCACTGATCTGGGTGTTGAATTCGTAGTCACTAAGTGCAAGGATCTCACATTCCTCGACATTTCCTATCTTTCG GTAACGAACAAGTGTCTTCGTTCGATTGCATGCGCGAACAAGTTAGAGGTGTTAACCATGGtaggttgtatgatggtggaCGACAATGGCCTAAACTGCCTAAGGAACCGCGGTTCTTCTCTTCAG AAGATTGACGTATCGAGGTGCAGAAACATCAGTACTTTAGGCgtgatttcttttctgaaaGGGAATAAGAGAGTTCAGGAACTTGGTGCTGGATATTGTCTAAAC GATTTCACATGTCAACTGTTGTCAAAGATGACTGATCTCAAGTACCTGACGGCAATCAGATTGGACGCCTGTGAATTATACCCAGAATTCTTGGGAAACATCAGCAGGAACTGCCAGTGTCTGAGTGAAATAGGGTTGAGCAAATGTGCTGGTGTAACAGATGAGGGGATCAACAATCTTACAGAACACTGTAAGGACTTGAGAGTGCTGGACATCACTTGCTGCCATGAACTCACTGATGCTGCTCTTGCTGCCATCGCCCGCTCCTGTAAGAACCTCAGGTGCCTCAAGATGGAATCCTGCGGTTTGTTCACAGAGAAGGGTCTTGAGAAAATTGGAGCAGATCGCTCCTTCCTCCATGAACTTGACCTGACGGACTGCAGCATAGATGATGTTAGTCTCAAGCATATCTCTAAGTGCCGAGAGTTGCAGATTCTAAAATTAGGTCTCTGCATCGATATATCTGATAAAGGAATTGCCTCTATTGCTTCAAGCTGCAAGCACCTACAAGAACTCGATCTCTACAG ATGTGTGGGAATTAGCGATGATGGTCTAGCAGCATTAGCCACAGGGTGCAAGAAACTCGAGAGAATCAACATCTGCTATTGTATTGAGATTACCGACATAGGATTGAAGCACATCGCCAATTTAAGCAAACTATCGGAGCTTGAAATGAGGGGACTGATAAGAGTAACGTGCTTGGGTATGACCGAAATGGCGCATGGGTTCACCAGCCTTGCCCAGTTGGATATAAAGCGATGCTATGCCATCACTGATCGGGCCATCTGGGCCTTAGTTCAGAACTCTCTAAACCTCAGACAG AATATCGGATGGCGCGCTGTATGCACTATTTAG
- the LOC116262423 gene encoding F-box/LRR-repeat protein 3-like isoform X1, producing MIKKTEFSNSPKVLSFLLDDILVKILEKVEDKKTWRLVCRDFLKIEAVSRKSIKILRPEVLPRVLGIFSGLEHLDLSVCPRLTNQVIYRVRSDLLRSVNLSRATRIDCRGLEALANRCPNLEEIDLSYCCRFSDSEAAALSFAPNLRRVTLVKCLKITDIGLVRIAVGCSKLCLLNLKWCRLITDLGVEFVVTKCKDLTFLDISYLSVTNKCLRSIACANKLEVLTMVGCMMVDDNGLNCLRNRGSSLQKIDVSRCRNISTLGVISFLKGNKRVQELGAGYCLNDFTCQLLSKMTDLKYLTAIRLDACELYPEFLGNISRNCQCLSEIGLSKCAGVTDEGINNLTEHCKDLRVLDITCCHELTDAALAAIARSCKNLRCLKMESCGLFTEKGLEKIGADRSFLHELDLTDCSIDDVSLKHISKCRELQILKLGLCIDISDKGIASIASSCKHLQELDLYRCVGISDDGLAALATGCKKLERINICYCIEITDIGLKHIANLSKLSELEMRGLIRVTCLGMTEMAHGFTSLAQLDIKRCYAITDRAIWALVQNSLNLRQINISYCRISDGALYALFSRLKCLQDVKMVHLTHVSLDGFRLALRASDSVQKVKLLEGLKYLLPLDLIHKLQSRGCKIRWLNKPLVLF from the exons AAGAGCATCAAGATCTTAAGGCCAGAGGTATTGCCTAGAGTTCTCGGGATCTTCTCTGGCTTGGAGCATCTGGATCTCTCTGTCTGCCCACGGCTAACGAATCAGGTCATTTACCGTGTTCGCAGCGATCTCCTTAGGTCGGTCAATCTCAGCAGGGCGACGAGAATCGATTGCAGGGGTCTGGAAGCTCTTGCGAATAGATGCCCGAATTTGGAAGAGATTGATCTCTCTTATTGCTGCAGATTTAGTGATTCGGAGGCAGCTGCCCTCTCTTTTGCCCCCAATCTCAGACGCGTGACTCTGGTGAAATGCCTAAAGATTACGGACATCGGACTGGTCAGAATTGCAGTAGGATGCAGCAAATTGTGCTTGCTGAATCTGAAATGGTGCAGGTTGATCACTGATCTGGGTGTTGAATTCGTAGTCACTAAGTGCAAGGATCTCACATTCCTCGACATTTCCTATCTTTCG GTAACGAACAAGTGTCTTCGTTCGATTGCATGCGCGAACAAGTTAGAGGTGTTAACCATGGtaggttgtatgatggtggaCGACAATGGCCTAAACTGCCTAAGGAACCGCGGTTCTTCTCTTCAG AAGATTGACGTATCGAGGTGCAGAAACATCAGTACTTTAGGCgtgatttcttttctgaaaGGGAATAAGAGAGTTCAGGAACTTGGTGCTGGATATTGTCTAAAC GATTTCACATGTCAACTGTTGTCAAAGATGACTGATCTCAAGTACCTGACGGCAATCAGATTGGACGCCTGTGAATTATACCCAGAATTCTTGGGAAACATCAGCAGGAACTGCCAGTGTCTGAGTGAAATAGGGTTGAGCAAATGTGCTGGTGTAACAGATGAGGGGATCAACAATCTTACAGAACACTGTAAGGACTTGAGAGTGCTGGACATCACTTGCTGCCATGAACTCACTGATGCTGCTCTTGCTGCCATCGCCCGCTCCTGTAAGAACCTCAGGTGCCTCAAGATGGAATCCTGCGGTTTGTTCACAGAGAAGGGTCTTGAGAAAATTGGAGCAGATCGCTCCTTCCTCCATGAACTTGACCTGACGGACTGCAGCATAGATGATGTTAGTCTCAAGCATATCTCTAAGTGCCGAGAGTTGCAGATTCTAAAATTAGGTCTCTGCATCGATATATCTGATAAAGGAATTGCCTCTATTGCTTCAAGCTGCAAGCACCTACAAGAACTCGATCTCTACAG ATGTGTGGGAATTAGCGATGATGGTCTAGCAGCATTAGCCACAGGGTGCAAGAAACTCGAGAGAATCAACATCTGCTATTGTATTGAGATTACCGACATAGGATTGAAGCACATCGCCAATTTAAGCAAACTATCGGAGCTTGAAATGAGGGGACTGATAAGAGTAACGTGCTTGGGTATGACCGAAATGGCGCATGGGTTCACCAGCCTTGCCCAGTTGGATATAAAGCGATGCTATGCCATCACTGATCGGGCCATCTGGGCCTTAGTTCAGAACTCTCTAAACCTCAGACAG ATAAATATATCCTACTGTAGAATATCGGATGGCGCGCTGTATGCACTATTTAGTAGACTCAAATGCTTACAAGATGTGAAGATGGTGCACCTGACCCATGTTTCTCTAGACGGCTTTAGACTTGCATTACGAGCCTCTGACAGTGTGCAGAAGGTTAAGTTGTTGGAAGGTTTGAAGTACTTGCTCCCTCTGGACCTCATCCACAAGCTTCAATCACGGGGATGCAAAATCCGCTGGTTGAACAAGCCTCTTGTACTGTTCTAA
- the LOC116262423 gene encoding F-box/LRR-repeat protein 3-like isoform X3: MIKKTEFSNSPKVLSFLLDDILVKILEKVEDKKTWRLVCRDFLKIEAVSRKSIKILRPEVLPRVLGIFSGLEHLDLSVCPRLTNQVIYRVRSDLLRSVNLSRATRIDCRGLEALANRCPNLEEIDLSYCCRFSDSEAAALSFAPNLRRVTLVKCLKITDIGLVRIAVGCSKLCLLNLKWCRLITDLGVEFVVTKCKDLTFLDISYLSVTNKCLRSIACANKLEVLTMVGCMMVDDNGLNCLRNRGSSLQDFTCQLLSKMTDLKYLTAIRLDACELYPEFLGNISRNCQCLSEIGLSKCAGVTDEGINNLTEHCKDLRVLDITCCHELTDAALAAIARSCKNLRCLKMESCGLFTEKGLEKIGADRSFLHELDLTDCSIDDVSLKHISKCRELQILKLGLCIDISDKGIASIASSCKHLQELDLYRCVGISDDGLAALATGCKKLERINICYCIEITDIGLKHIANLSKLSELEMRGLIRVTCLGMTEMAHGFTSLAQLDIKRCYAITDRAIWALVQNSLNLRQINISYCRISDGALYALFSRLKCLQDVKMVHLTHVSLDGFRLALRASDSVQKVKLLEGLKYLLPLDLIHKLQSRGCKIRWLNKPLVLF; the protein is encoded by the exons AAGAGCATCAAGATCTTAAGGCCAGAGGTATTGCCTAGAGTTCTCGGGATCTTCTCTGGCTTGGAGCATCTGGATCTCTCTGTCTGCCCACGGCTAACGAATCAGGTCATTTACCGTGTTCGCAGCGATCTCCTTAGGTCGGTCAATCTCAGCAGGGCGACGAGAATCGATTGCAGGGGTCTGGAAGCTCTTGCGAATAGATGCCCGAATTTGGAAGAGATTGATCTCTCTTATTGCTGCAGATTTAGTGATTCGGAGGCAGCTGCCCTCTCTTTTGCCCCCAATCTCAGACGCGTGACTCTGGTGAAATGCCTAAAGATTACGGACATCGGACTGGTCAGAATTGCAGTAGGATGCAGCAAATTGTGCTTGCTGAATCTGAAATGGTGCAGGTTGATCACTGATCTGGGTGTTGAATTCGTAGTCACTAAGTGCAAGGATCTCACATTCCTCGACATTTCCTATCTTTCG GTAACGAACAAGTGTCTTCGTTCGATTGCATGCGCGAACAAGTTAGAGGTGTTAACCATGGtaggttgtatgatggtggaCGACAATGGCCTAAACTGCCTAAGGAACCGCGGTTCTTCTCTTCAG GATTTCACATGTCAACTGTTGTCAAAGATGACTGATCTCAAGTACCTGACGGCAATCAGATTGGACGCCTGTGAATTATACCCAGAATTCTTGGGAAACATCAGCAGGAACTGCCAGTGTCTGAGTGAAATAGGGTTGAGCAAATGTGCTGGTGTAACAGATGAGGGGATCAACAATCTTACAGAACACTGTAAGGACTTGAGAGTGCTGGACATCACTTGCTGCCATGAACTCACTGATGCTGCTCTTGCTGCCATCGCCCGCTCCTGTAAGAACCTCAGGTGCCTCAAGATGGAATCCTGCGGTTTGTTCACAGAGAAGGGTCTTGAGAAAATTGGAGCAGATCGCTCCTTCCTCCATGAACTTGACCTGACGGACTGCAGCATAGATGATGTTAGTCTCAAGCATATCTCTAAGTGCCGAGAGTTGCAGATTCTAAAATTAGGTCTCTGCATCGATATATCTGATAAAGGAATTGCCTCTATTGCTTCAAGCTGCAAGCACCTACAAGAACTCGATCTCTACAG ATGTGTGGGAATTAGCGATGATGGTCTAGCAGCATTAGCCACAGGGTGCAAGAAACTCGAGAGAATCAACATCTGCTATTGTATTGAGATTACCGACATAGGATTGAAGCACATCGCCAATTTAAGCAAACTATCGGAGCTTGAAATGAGGGGACTGATAAGAGTAACGTGCTTGGGTATGACCGAAATGGCGCATGGGTTCACCAGCCTTGCCCAGTTGGATATAAAGCGATGCTATGCCATCACTGATCGGGCCATCTGGGCCTTAGTTCAGAACTCTCTAAACCTCAGACAG ATAAATATATCCTACTGTAGAATATCGGATGGCGCGCTGTATGCACTATTTAGTAGACTCAAATGCTTACAAGATGTGAAGATGGTGCACCTGACCCATGTTTCTCTAGACGGCTTTAGACTTGCATTACGAGCCTCTGACAGTGTGCAGAAGGTTAAGTTGTTGGAAGGTTTGAAGTACTTGCTCCCTCTGGACCTCATCCACAAGCTTCAATCACGGGGATGCAAAATCCGCTGGTTGAACAAGCCTCTTGTACTGTTCTAA